One window from the genome of Candidatus Margulisiibacteriota bacterium encodes:
- a CDS encoding putative sugar nucleotidyl transferase yields the protein MKNIVVYEDINEPFFYPLDQLRAVFELKAGMFSFLERSFFLFPKARFHLFYREQLKGVIRKRYSSFFHNTLNVGLDVLFINGRTVLDSKLKQIIEEYQDEEFLLVNGDKVVCFRLKGNKVPAFVEQGVSLKFSDKYVINYFRENQIKNIRMVTARRIENIWQILAENGEIIASDFEIVDKGGLLLSKISTHTVLTNEKDIYIGKHSIISPLVHIDASKGPVYIGRGVEIKSNVLIEGPAFIDNGAKIYPGYIRENTSIGENCRIGGEVEGSVFLANTNKYHAGFIGHSYVGEWVNFGAMTTTSDLKNNYKEIALNFGGTEYHTGTKYLGSLVGDHCKFGIGTMINTGTIFGVGVNIVGSSFKIPKTVAPYSWIVDGQRDSFLFDKFIETAKVVTSRRNKELSPEDVNLLEYLHSKIKVVLKKN from the coding sequence ATGAAAAACATAGTTGTTTACGAAGATATTAATGAACCGTTTTTTTATCCATTAGACCAGCTTCGAGCAGTGTTTGAATTAAAAGCAGGAATGTTTTCGTTTTTGGAACGTAGTTTTTTTCTTTTTCCTAAAGCTCGATTTCATTTATTTTACAGAGAGCAATTGAAAGGGGTTATCAGAAAGCGATACTCCTCTTTTTTTCATAATACGCTTAATGTTGGACTAGATGTTCTTTTTATTAATGGAAGGACCGTTTTGGATAGTAAGCTTAAGCAGATAATAGAAGAATATCAGGATGAAGAATTTTTATTAGTGAATGGAGATAAAGTAGTTTGTTTTAGACTAAAGGGCAATAAAGTTCCTGCTTTTGTTGAACAAGGAGTTTCCTTAAAATTTTCTGACAAATATGTTATTAATTATTTCCGTGAAAATCAAATCAAAAACATCAGAATGGTAACAGCAAGGAGAATAGAGAATATCTGGCAAATATTGGCAGAAAATGGCGAAATCATTGCTTCTGATTTTGAAATAGTTGATAAAGGTGGGTTGCTTTTGTCTAAGATTTCAACACACACAGTTTTAACTAATGAGAAGGATATTTATATAGGAAAACATTCAATTATTTCTCCACTTGTACATATTGATGCAAGTAAGGGTCCAGTATATATTGGTAGAGGCGTTGAGATTAAGTCCAATGTTTTAATCGAAGGTCCAGCTTTTATTGATAATGGAGCAAAAATTTATCCTGGTTATATCAGGGAGAATACTTCTATTGGCGAGAACTGTCGAATAGGCGGAGAAGTAGAAGGCAGTGTTTTCTTGGCGAATACTAACAAATACCATGCTGGATTTATAGGTCACTCTTATGTTGGAGAGTGGGTAAATTTTGGAGCCATGACTACAACTAGTGATTTGAAAAATAATTATAAAGAAATAGCACTAAATTTTGGTGGTACAGAGTATCACACAGGAACTAAATATTTAGGAAGCTTGGTTGGCGACCATTGTAAGTTTGGGATAGGGACAATGATTAATACAGGCACTATTTTTGGTGTTGGTGTGAATATTGTAGGTTCAAGCTTTAAGATTCCGAAGACCGTTGCACCATATTCTTGGATAGTTGATGGACAAAGAGACAGTTTTTTGTTTGATAAGTTTATAGAGACTGCCAAAGTGGTTACTTCTAGAAGGAATAAAGAGTTATCACCAGAAGATGTTAATTTGCTTGAGTATCTTCATAGTAAAATAAAAGTAGTACTTAAGAAAAACTAA
- a CDS encoding tetratricopeptide repeat protein, with protein MKKNIFFLIIVSSMLICTTSILNAATPAENKKASEELRALDEQKMMLDALRSFVENDPQAADEMEYIIRKREDVAREKANKLLEQMAVTTPDAKQAELNMGELDFVSRKLNMALVYFYETKYYLTIQECNNVLKVDAKNTLAWIRRGSGYYMLQNYEQAKKDWEIAIKLTPTEEQRVDLAKYLTKISSQK; from the coding sequence ATGAAAAAAAATATCTTTTTCTTAATCATTGTTTCTAGTATGTTAATTTGTACAACATCTATCCTTAACGCAGCTACTCCTGCAGAAAACAAAAAGGCCAGCGAGGAGCTAAGAGCCTTAGATGAGCAAAAGATGATGCTAGATGCACTCAGAAGCTTTGTAGAAAACGATCCTCAAGCAGCTGATGAAATGGAGTACATTATCAGAAAAAGAGAAGATGTTGCCAGAGAAAAGGCCAACAAGCTACTAGAGCAAATGGCTGTTACTACTCCAGATGCAAAACAAGCTGAACTTAATATGGGGGAGCTTGATTTCGTATCCAGAAAACTTAACATGGCTTTAGTCTATTTTTACGAAACAAAATATTATCTAACTATTCAGGAATGTAATAATGTTCTAAAGGTAGACGCAAAAAATACTCTAGCTTGGATAAGAAGGGGTTCTGGCTATTATATGCTTCAGAACTATGAGCAGGCGAAGAAAGACTGGGAAATCGCCATTAAACTAACTCCTACAGAAGAACAACGGGTAGACTTAGCGAAATATTTAACTAAGATTAGCTCACAGAAATAA
- the ftsH gene encoding ATP-dependent zinc metalloprotease FtsH — MTDQAEKPDKKNKPKKDKEPKKLNLRFFFLGVIIFLFILSIFSPGAIQAGKYQQINFSQLITMVNSKQVQEITINNMSMSAQGTLSDGVMFQTNIINYPGLLESLQSSGAQITIKNADNGILVQILIQLLPFLIIIGIWFFIFRQAQGVNNQAMSFGKSRAKPWKKEADEKKTTFKDAGGIREAVEELEEIVDFLKNPSKYLSIGAKIPRGVLLMGPPGTGKTLLAKAIAGEADVAFFSLSASEFVEMFVGVGASRVRDLFAQAKKNQPSIIFIDEIDAVGRHRGAGFGGGHDEREQTLNQLLVELDGFDDKSSTIVIAATNRPDILDKALLRPGRFDRQIVIDAPDIVGRKEILEIHKRKKKLAATVDLGVIAKRTPGFSGADLANVINEAALLSARRNRKSVGMKELEEAIDRVIAGPQKKSKIMEESERKTIAFHELGHAIVAKSLAATDPVHKISILPRGMALGYTLQLPEKDRFLRSETDLKNDITILMGGRAAEKVFLNEITTGASNDIKRATKLAHDIICKYGMSPLGNRAFGKDQENVFLGRDFGDHAKDYSEKTATDIDAELNKVLDDCYQAAIAIVKENKQKLEKIAEILLKKEVLEGKEFEALLK; from the coding sequence ATGACTGACCAAGCTGAGAAACCAGACAAAAAAAATAAACCAAAAAAAGATAAAGAACCAAAAAAACTTAATCTACGCTTCTTTTTTCTTGGTGTAATTATTTTCTTATTCATTCTATCAATCTTTTCGCCAGGCGCCATCCAGGCTGGTAAATACCAACAAATAAACTTTTCACAACTTATAACTATGGTGAACAGTAAACAAGTACAAGAAATAACCATTAATAATATGTCTATGTCCGCACAAGGAACTCTTTCAGACGGGGTCATGTTTCAGACCAATATAATTAATTACCCTGGACTATTAGAATCCCTTCAGTCCTCAGGGGCACAAATAACAATCAAAAATGCAGATAATGGTATTTTAGTACAAATTCTAATACAACTACTGCCCTTTTTAATTATTATTGGCATCTGGTTTTTTATTTTCAGACAAGCTCAAGGAGTCAACAATCAAGCCATGTCTTTCGGCAAAAGTAGAGCAAAGCCTTGGAAAAAGGAAGCTGACGAGAAAAAAACTACTTTTAAAGATGCTGGTGGAATCAGAGAAGCGGTTGAAGAACTGGAAGAAATTGTAGACTTTTTAAAGAATCCTAGTAAATACCTAAGCATTGGAGCAAAAATTCCTAGAGGTGTCTTGCTGATGGGTCCTCCGGGAACAGGAAAAACACTTCTTGCCAAAGCCATTGCTGGAGAAGCAGACGTTGCCTTCTTTAGTCTCAGCGCCTCAGAATTTGTTGAAATGTTTGTTGGGGTTGGAGCTAGTAGAGTTAGAGACCTCTTTGCTCAAGCCAAAAAAAATCAACCTTCAATTATTTTTATTGATGAAATAGACGCTGTAGGCAGACACCGTGGTGCTGGCTTTGGTGGTGGACATGACGAAAGAGAACAAACACTTAACCAGCTTTTAGTTGAATTAGATGGTTTCGACGACAAATCTTCCACAATAGTTATTGCAGCCACAAACAGACCAGATATTTTAGACAAAGCACTGCTTAGACCAGGACGGTTTGATAGACAAATCGTCATAGATGCTCCTGATATAGTAGGCAGAAAAGAAATACTAGAAATTCATAAAAGAAAAAAGAAACTCGCTGCCACAGTTGACTTAGGCGTTATCGCAAAAAGAACACCAGGATTTTCAGGCGCCGACCTAGCTAACGTCATTAACGAAGCCGCTTTACTATCCGCTCGTCGTAACAGAAAAAGCGTTGGCATGAAAGAACTTGAAGAAGCAATCGACAGGGTCATTGCTGGTCCACAGAAAAAAAGTAAAATTATGGAAGAAAGTGAAAGAAAAACAATCGCTTTTCATGAGCTTGGACATGCGATAGTTGCAAAATCACTTGCTGCCACTGATCCTGTTCATAAAATCTCAATACTTCCACGAGGTATGGCTCTTGGTTATACACTACAACTTCCTGAAAAAGATAGGTTTCTTCGCTCAGAAACAGATCTTAAAAATGATATTACCATTCTGATGGGTGGAAGAGCAGCAGAAAAGGTCTTTCTTAATGAAATCACAACAGGTGCAAGCAATGATATTAAAAGAGCAACAAAACTAGCGCACGACATTATCTGCAAGTATGGCATGAGTCCACTGGGAAACCGAGCCTTTGGTAAAGACCAAGAAAATGTTTTTCTTGGCAGAGACTTTGGTGACCACGCCAAGGACTATAGTGAAAAAACAGCAACAGACATAGACGCTGAACTTAATAAAGTATTAGATGATTGCTATCAAGCGGCTATTGCTATTGTGAAAGAAAACAAACAAAAGCTAGAGAAAATTGCTGAAATTTTACTTAAAAAAGAAGTATTAGAAGGCAAAGAATTCGAAGCTTTGCTTAAATAA
- the pyrR gene encoding bifunctional pyr operon transcriptional regulator/uracil phosphoribosyltransferase PyrR, giving the protein MKNKIIHSINDLVCRISDDIIDEHEDLSSLVLIGIVTKGYPLAQRISKKILEKTKEVIPVAKLDITLYRDDLGLKGHALQLHETDISSDLTGKDIILVDDVFFRGRTARAAIEAVLDHGRPKRIELAILIDRGYRELPIFANYTGITMDTNEKGQIKVLLQETDGEDKIIIND; this is encoded by the coding sequence ATGAAAAATAAAATAATTCACAGTATCAATGACCTTGTTTGTCGAATTTCTGATGATATTATTGACGAACACGAAGACCTTTCCTCTCTCGTTTTAATTGGTATAGTTACTAAAGGCTATCCTTTAGCCCAAAGAATTTCTAAGAAAATATTAGAAAAAACAAAAGAAGTGATACCTGTAGCTAAATTAGATATAACCCTCTATCGTGATGATCTAGGCCTCAAGGGACATGCGCTGCAGCTCCACGAAACAGACATCTCTTCTGACTTAACAGGTAAGGACATCATCCTAGTTGATGACGTTTTTTTTCGCGGCAGAACAGCTCGCGCAGCAATCGAAGCCGTGCTCGATCATGGTAGACCAAAGAGGATAGAACTTGCTATACTAATAGACAGAGGATACAGAGAATTGCCTATCTTTGCTAATTACACTGGTATTACAATGGATACTAATGAAAAAGGCCAAATAAAAGTGTTATTACAAGAAACTGATGGAGAGGACAAGATCATAATTAATGACTGA
- the hisB gene encoding imidazoleglycerol-phosphate dehydratase HisB gives MNTRKASLTRDTKETQINVEWNLDGNGTYSNKTSVPFLNHMLDLFAKHGYFDLDVVATGDIEVDHHHLVEDLGIVMGQVFKSALGDKKGIRRYGFFILPMDESLATVSIDISNRPYLNFDVNFGEQLQAFDHALIKEFFSAFATNAGITLHIKVPYGDNSHHIIEAIFKCFAKTLDIAISSEEREKGIPSTKGII, from the coding sequence ATGAACACAAGAAAAGCTTCGCTTACTAGGGATACCAAAGAAACGCAAATTAACGTGGAATGGAATCTTGATGGTAACGGAACCTACTCTAATAAAACTAGCGTTCCCTTCCTGAACCATATGCTCGACCTCTTCGCCAAACATGGTTACTTTGACCTCGATGTTGTAGCTACTGGCGACATCGAAGTGGATCACCATCATTTGGTGGAAGATTTAGGTATTGTTATGGGGCAAGTCTTTAAATCTGCTTTAGGTGACAAAAAAGGCATCAGGCGTTATGGATTCTTTATTTTACCAATGGACGAATCTCTGGCAACTGTTTCTATTGATATTAGCAATAGGCCTTATCTTAATTTTGATGTAAATTTCGGCGAACAACTTCAAGCCTTTGACCACGCACTAATCAAAGAATTCTTTTCTGCCTTTGCTACTAATGCTGGGATAACTCTTCATATTAAAGTTCCCTATGGCGACAATTCTCATCATATTATTGAGGCAATTTTTAAATGCTTTGCAAAAACGCTAGACATTGCTATTTCCTCTGAAGAAAGAGAAAAAGGCATTCCTTCAACGAAGGGTATTATTTAG
- a CDS encoding EF-hand domain-containing protein, with amino-acid sequence MSNITLDNGIFKTGAFQLKGIQSTLKKIDTDGNGTITREEFFAANFSTTDAKTQALKTALTDIFIAGPPAGFQITPANIKSLESKMEDAWKADHAKKTLAASQASQTEAPTTKIANTENNAVKAKNTETTKPEKSSNFLSRFFSVKNKSTDDVKVEGFKSMLLFGAIGILAGPVGIVVGISIGVALTAGKLMAKEIKYPESIKRPTISFRGPELNEAYKSAKALDKMNGNHFHETYIPKTDVLDILKQ; translated from the coding sequence ATGAGCAATATAACTTTGGATAATGGAATATTCAAAACTGGTGCTTTTCAACTAAAAGGGATTCAGTCAACACTTAAAAAAATTGACACAGATGGTAATGGGACGATTACTAGAGAAGAATTTTTTGCTGCAAATTTCTCAACAACAGATGCTAAAACACAAGCACTTAAGACAGCACTAACAGACATATTTATAGCAGGACCTCCTGCAGGATTTCAAATAACTCCTGCAAATATTAAATCCCTAGAAAGCAAAATGGAAGATGCATGGAAAGCAGACCACGCTAAAAAAACACTAGCTGCTTCACAAGCTTCTCAAACTGAAGCACCTACTACAAAAATTGCTAATACTGAAAATAATGCAGTTAAAGCAAAAAATACCGAAACAACAAAACCAGAAAAATCTTCCAATTTTCTCAGTAGATTCTTTTCTGTAAAAAACAAATCAACCGATGACGTCAAAGTAGAAGGATTTAAATCAATGTTACTATTTGGCGCTATTGGTATTCTTGCTGGACCTGTTGGCATTGTCGTCGGTATTAGCATCGGTGTCGCCCTAACTGCCGGCAAGCTAATGGCCAAGGAAATAAAATATCCTGAGTCGATTAAAAGGCCAACTATAAGTTTTCGCGGACCTGAACTTAACGAGGCTTATAAAAGCGCAAAAGCATTGGATAAAATGAACGGCAATCATTTTCATGAAACATATATACCTAAAACAGACGTTTTAGATATATTAAAACAGTAG